One genomic window of Arachis hypogaea cultivar Tifrunner chromosome 8, arahy.Tifrunner.gnm2.J5K5, whole genome shotgun sequence includes the following:
- the LOC112705058 gene encoding uncharacterized protein gives MSQDHAQLDSNVICQHIFPMVYADATICVKVLQGSVESAYGYKVSYKKVWHAKQKAIARIYGDWDESYDQLRRYFNALKVFVPGTIVDLQIVPYYVGNTLYRESVMFHQVFWSFPSCVQAFRHCKSLVSVDGTHMYGKYAGTLLMGIAQDGNNNILPVAFALVERENTDAWYFFLTNLRRHVATRPGVLLISDRHAAIKAALEHEGCGWDHNAYCVRHIASNFATSFKSKEAKRHLVNAAYSKTQEQAQYYLELISSEDPIASPQMMGWIRGLEPPKWLQHLDEGRRYGHMTTNLSECINSVLKGTRNLPVCAIVKSTYYRLNELFVVKGRQAQAQIASGQVFSQFLQKAILANREGISQMLVMSYDRATTVFIVDEIAAAGVQSRFRVNLQFRRCDCGYFQTLHYPCAHALAACAYARLEWQQYVDLVYRMESVFRVYEMKFQPMPDEEMWPLMKAHVSVPTPSYDAHLKDVRCLRGFGMRWTRLSLDSVSGVAFAVI, from the exons ATGTCTCAAGACCACGCTCAACTAGATAGCAATGTGATATGCCAGCACATATTCCCCATGGTGTATGCTGATGCGACTATTTGTGTAAAGGTGTTGCAAGGATCGGTAGAGTCAGCGTACGGGTACAAGGTGTCTTACAAGAAGGTTTGGCACGCGAAGCAGAAGGCAATCGCAAGGATCTATGGTGATTGGGACGAGTCGTATGACCAGCTACGGAGATACTTCAATGCGCTAAAAGTTTTCGTCCCAg GGACAATTGTTGACCTCCAAATAGTTCCATACTATGTCGGAAACACGCTTTACCGTGAAAGTGTCATGTTTCACCAGGTCTTCTGGTCGTTCCCTTCGTGTGTTCAAGCGTTTAGGCATTGCAAGTCGCTGGTGTCAGTCGACGGAACACACATGTACGGTAAGTACGCTGGCACCCTTCTCATGGGCATAGCACAAGATGGAAACAACAACATTCTGCCTGTCGCTTTCGCCCTTGTAGAAAGGGAGAACACAGATGCATGGTACTTCTTCCTGACAAATTTGAGGAGACATGTAGCGACTAGGCCAGGAGTTCTTCTTATCTCCGACAGGCATGCTGCAATAAAGGCCGCGTTGGAGCATGAAGGATGTGGTTGGGATCACAATGCTTACTGTGTACGACATATTGCCTCGAACTTCGCAACAAGTTTCAAGAGTAAGGAAGCCAAAAGACACCTGGTTAATGCCGCTTATTCGAAGACCCAAGAGCAGGCGCAATACTATCTCGAGTTAATTAGCAGCGAGGATCCCATAGCATCCCCGCAGATGATGGGTTGGATACGAGGGTTAGAGCCACCTAAATGGCTGCAGCACCTTGATGAGGGCCGACGATATGGTCACATGACGACCAATCTTTCTGAGTGTATCAACTCCGTCCTGAAGGGCACTAGAAATCTACCAGTCTGTGCAATTGTCAAGTCTACATACTATCGCCTAAATGAGTTATTCGTCGTGAAGGGTAGGCAAGCACAAGCGCAGATTGCAAGCGGTCAGGTGTTCTCACAGTTCCTGCAGAAAGCCATATTAGCAAACCGTGAGGGAATTTCTCAGATGTTAGTGATGTCGTACGATAGAGCCACAACCGTATTCATAGTCGACGAGATAGCTGCTGCAGGGGTGCAGTCTCGGTTTAGGGTTAACCTTCAGTTTCGTAGATGTGACTGTGGTTACTTCCAGACGTTACACTACCCATGTGCTCATGCTCTAGCCGCTTGCGCCTATGCGAGACTCGAGTGGCAACAGTATGTAGACTTGGTTTATCGCATGGAGAGCGTGTTTCGGGTCTATGAAATGAAATTCCAGCCAATGCCGGATGAGGAGATGTGGCCCCTTATGAAGGCCCACGTGTCTGTCCCAACCCCCTCCTACGACGCACACTTGAAGGACGTCCGGTGTCTACGAGGTTTCGGAATGAGATGGACGAGGTTGAGCCTGGACTCGGTAAGCGGTGTGGCCTTTGCAG ttatttGA
- the LOC112705057 gene encoding protein MAIN-LIKE 1-like has product MSGGGVNAEENLNRLDEHHIAAHLFQKPTRVLTPHGTLVDVFTVDPADPSMEIRWQRLEPYLRRTGFYHAALIKRFEYDNPLISAFVERWRPETHTFHLPWGECTVTLEDVAMQLGLPVDGQPISGTLRSWSKFHQRDIWEWCHELLGEVPAGHVGTTKFNIKLKWLRTRLQQMPLDLEDNGLMQYARCYILYLLGGVLLPDKANNTVHVRYLPLLADYDAICTYSWGSAVLCWLYRAMCLATDPSVEGMAGCHTLLMSWIYYRLPFFAPNVTTTYSFSLATRWAGKKGQNDYAE; this is encoded by the exons atgagtGGGGGAGGGGTTAACGCAGAGGAGAACTTGAACCGGTTGGATGAACATCATATAGCGGCACATTTATTCCAAAAG CCGACACGTGTCCTTACTCCTCATGGCACGCTCGTAGATGTTTTCACGGTGGATCCTGCGGATCCAAGCATGGAAATTAGGTGGCAGAGGCTTGAGCCTTATTTGAGACGCACGGGATTTTACCACGCCGCTTTGATCAAGCGCTTCGAGTACGACAATCCACTTATTAGTGCCTTCGTTGAACGATGGCGACCGGAGACACACACCTTTCACCTCCCTTGGGGCGAGTGTACGGTAACCCTGGAAGATGTAGCAATGCAGTTAGGGCTACCGGTTGATGGTCAGCCCATTAGTGGTACTTTGAGGTCATGGAGCAAGTTTCACCAAAGAGATATTTGGGAATGGTGTCATGAACTTCTAGGTGAGGTTCCCGCCGGCCACGTAGGGACAACAAAGTTCAACATAAAGTTGAAGTGGCTCAGAACTCGTCTTCAGCAGATGCCGCTTGACTTAGAAGATAATGGCCTCATGCAGTACGCACGGTGTTACATACTTTACTTGTTGGGAGGAGTGCTTCTTCCAGACAAGGCGAACAACACAGTACATGTTCGATATCTGCCATTATTGGCTGACTATGATGCCATCTGCACCTACAGCTGGGGGAGTGCCGTCCTCTGTTGGTTATATCGTGCTATGTGCTTAGCAACAGATCCGAGTGTCGAGGGTATGGCTGGTTGTCATACGTTGCTCATGTCGTGGATATACTACAGATTACCTTTCTTCGCACCGAATGTCACGACAACGTATAGTTTTTCTTTAGCCACGAG GTGGGCAGGCAAAAAAGGACAAAATGACTATGCTGAGTAG